A genomic region of Halogeometricum rufum contains the following coding sequences:
- a CDS encoding TraB/GumN family protein, which produces MSQEAAGEGRVRVVGTAHVSEDSVREVEAVVAEERPDVVAVELDEGRYRQMKGGTPDDLEPGDLLRGNTVFQFIAYWMLSYVQAQLGEKFDVQPGADMLAAVETAEEFGIDVALVDRDINETMRRFWSRMSFVEKLQMVGGLAFGLGDSRGVGVVLGLLVGLLVGPVVGLFGGSVGVGLPLLARVTGGALVFAAVAAVLWVGSASLLDTEDRLFLALGVGVAAGMVGGVGLGVAAPVVDRLSPFAVRVVGSLSLGIGVGLLLAGLAATLATAFGMGPDEDVEEMDEMDISAMTDTDVVSAMMEEFREFSPGGAQALIDERDAYIAHRLVGLRQSGLHVVAVVGAGHREGIERYLANPQELPPMESLTGTPSGGLPWAKIVGTGISVAVVAFFGLLALSTAGNDTLLRLFGAWFLVNGAFAAGLAKAAGARWPSALVGGAVAWMTSINPFLAPGWFTGYMELQYRPVNVGDINRLNELLADEETPLGELVGDMFDVPLFRLIMVVAATNIGSIVASALFIGYVLPLFALDLGGPSGIIDLMFEGARNGWDILVGLV; this is translated from the coding sequence ATGAGTCAGGAAGCGGCCGGCGAGGGTCGCGTCCGCGTCGTCGGGACGGCCCACGTCTCCGAGGACAGCGTCCGCGAAGTCGAAGCCGTCGTCGCGGAGGAACGCCCGGACGTGGTCGCCGTCGAACTCGACGAGGGACGGTACCGCCAGATGAAGGGCGGCACGCCCGACGACCTCGAACCCGGAGACCTGCTCCGCGGCAACACCGTCTTCCAGTTCATCGCCTACTGGATGCTGTCGTACGTGCAGGCGCAACTCGGCGAGAAGTTCGACGTGCAACCGGGCGCCGACATGCTCGCGGCCGTCGAGACGGCCGAGGAGTTCGGCATCGACGTGGCCCTCGTGGACCGCGACATCAACGAGACGATGCGGCGCTTCTGGTCGCGGATGTCGTTCGTCGAGAAGCTACAGATGGTCGGCGGCCTCGCGTTCGGACTCGGCGACAGTCGCGGCGTCGGCGTCGTCCTCGGCCTCCTCGTCGGACTGCTGGTCGGCCCGGTGGTCGGCCTGTTCGGTGGGTCGGTCGGCGTCGGCCTCCCCCTCCTCGCCCGCGTCACCGGCGGCGCACTCGTCTTCGCCGCCGTCGCGGCCGTCCTCTGGGTCGGGTCCGCGTCGCTCCTCGACACGGAGGACCGCCTGTTCCTCGCCCTCGGCGTCGGCGTCGCCGCCGGGATGGTCGGCGGCGTCGGACTCGGCGTCGCCGCCCCCGTCGTCGACCGACTGAGCCCGTTCGCCGTCCGCGTCGTCGGCAGTCTCTCCCTCGGCATCGGCGTCGGTCTGTTGCTCGCCGGCCTCGCCGCGACGCTCGCGACGGCGTTCGGCATGGGTCCCGACGAGGACGTCGAGGAGATGGACGAGATGGACATCAGCGCGATGACCGACACGGACGTGGTCAGCGCGATGATGGAGGAGTTCCGCGAGTTCTCCCCCGGCGGCGCGCAGGCCCTCATCGACGAACGCGACGCGTACATCGCGCACCGACTGGTCGGACTCCGGCAGTCCGGCCTGCACGTCGTCGCCGTCGTGGGCGCGGGCCACCGCGAGGGCATCGAGCGCTACCTCGCCAACCCACAGGAGTTGCCGCCGATGGAGTCGCTGACGGGGACGCCCTCCGGCGGCCTCCCGTGGGCGAAGATAGTCGGCACGGGCATCTCCGTCGCCGTCGTCGCGTTCTTCGGCCTGTTGGCGCTCTCGACGGCCGGTAACGACACGCTCCTCCGCCTGTTCGGCGCGTGGTTCCTCGTCAACGGTGCGTTCGCGGCCGGACTGGCGAAGGCGGCGGGCGCGCGGTGGCCCTCGGCCCTGGTCGGCGGCGCCGTCGCGTGGATGACCTCCATCAACCCGTTCCTCGCTCCCGGGTGGTTCACGGGCTACATGGAACTGCAGTACCGTCCGGTCAACGTCGGCGACATCAACCGCCTCAACGAACTGCTGGCCGACGAGGAGACGCCCCTCGGCGAACTCGTCGGCGACATGTTCGACGTCCCCCTGTTCCGACTCATCATGGTCGTCGCGGCGACGAACATCGGCAGTATCGTCGCCTCGGCGCTGTTCATCGGCTACGTGCTCCCGCTCTTCGCCCTCGACCTGGGCGGTCCGTCGGGCATCATCGACCTGATGTTCGAGGGCGCGCGCAACGGCTGGGACATCCTCGTCGGCCTCGTCTGA
- a CDS encoding zinc metalloprotease, giving the protein MSTNTSLSFSSSELRDLAVAWVALGLAFAIFFAGGGMRAIANVVGGGLVGPFLVSLLTAGIGFLLHELAHKVVAVRFGQVAEFRADYGMLFLAVMSSLAGFIFAAPGAVYHRGMLTDREHGLIALAGPVTNLLLAALFLPVLLVGVLGGSEFVGLVGSRGVTINVFLAAFNMLPFGALDGNTVVSWSKTVFVAVFVPSVLLTLGLFVFGGGLF; this is encoded by the coding sequence ATGAGTACGAACACCTCGCTCAGTTTCAGCTCCAGTGAACTCCGTGACCTCGCCGTCGCGTGGGTCGCCCTCGGTCTCGCCTTCGCCATCTTCTTCGCCGGCGGCGGCATGCGCGCCATCGCCAACGTCGTCGGCGGCGGACTGGTCGGTCCGTTCCTCGTCAGCCTCCTCACCGCCGGCATCGGCTTTCTCCTGCACGAACTCGCGCACAAGGTGGTCGCCGTCCGCTTCGGCCAGGTGGCGGAGTTCCGCGCGGACTACGGCATGCTGTTTCTCGCCGTGATGAGTTCGCTCGCCGGCTTCATCTTCGCCGCGCCGGGAGCCGTCTACCACCGGGGCATGCTCACCGACCGCGAACACGGACTCATCGCGCTGGCGGGCCCCGTCACCAACCTCCTCCTCGCGGCGTTGTTCCTCCCCGTCCTCCTCGTCGGCGTCCTCGGCGGGTCGGAGTTCGTCGGCCTCGTCGGCTCCCGCGGCGTCACCATCAACGTGTTCCTCGCCGCGTTCAACATGCTGCCGTTCGGCGCGCTCGACGGCAACACCGTCGTCTCGTGGAGCAAGACGGTGTTCGTCGCCGTGTTCGTCCCCTCGGTGCTGTTGACGCTCGGTCTGTTCGTCTTCGGCGGCGGCCTGTTCTGA
- the purM gene encoding phosphoribosylformylglycinamidine cyclo-ligase, which produces MTGNDAGEGPADEADEEELTYADAGVDIDASEAATAALVGAVGESEGDYAGLLDIGDRYLALATDGVGTKLIVAEALDDYSTVGIDCIAMNANDLVAAGVRPVAFVDYLAVDAPDERFAEQVGRGLSAGAEAAGVELVGGETAVMPEVIKGLDLAGTCAGLARKDAIFPGEAEEGDALVGFRSSGIHSNGLTLAREAATRDHEYDDDCPFEGYDTVGEALLEPTRIYTDLLDPMREHGVHAAAHVTGGGWTNLERMGSFRYVVEDAFDPHPVFEFVQRAGNVSDEEMHRTFNMGTGFVAALAPENAEELAAATDGRIVGRVESGSGVAVRSLEL; this is translated from the coding sequence ATGACCGGGAACGACGCGGGCGAGGGCCCCGCGGACGAGGCTGACGAGGAGGAACTGACCTACGCGGACGCCGGCGTCGACATCGACGCCAGCGAGGCGGCGACGGCGGCACTGGTCGGTGCCGTCGGCGAGAGCGAGGGCGACTACGCCGGACTCCTGGACATCGGCGACCGCTACCTCGCCCTCGCGACGGACGGCGTGGGGACCAAACTCATCGTCGCGGAGGCACTCGACGACTACTCCACCGTCGGCATCGACTGCATCGCGATGAACGCCAACGACCTGGTCGCGGCGGGCGTCCGGCCCGTCGCGTTCGTCGACTACCTCGCCGTCGACGCCCCCGACGAACGGTTCGCCGAACAGGTGGGACGGGGCCTCTCGGCGGGCGCTGAGGCGGCGGGCGTCGAACTCGTCGGCGGCGAGACGGCCGTCATGCCGGAGGTCATCAAGGGACTGGACCTGGCGGGCACCTGCGCGGGACTGGCGCGCAAGGACGCCATCTTCCCCGGCGAGGCGGAGGAGGGCGACGCACTCGTCGGCTTCCGCTCCTCGGGTATCCACTCGAACGGGCTCACACTCGCCCGGGAGGCGGCGACGCGCGACCACGAGTACGACGACGACTGCCCGTTCGAGGGCTACGACACCGTCGGCGAGGCGTTGCTGGAACCCACGCGCATCTACACCGACCTGCTGGACCCGATGCGCGAACACGGCGTGCACGCGGCGGCCCACGTCACCGGCGGCGGGTGGACCAACCTCGAACGCATGGGGTCGTTCCGCTACGTCGTCGAGGACGCCTTCGACCCGCACCCGGTGTTCGAGTTCGTCCAGCGCGCGGGCAACGTCTCCGACGAGGAGATGCACCGCACGTTCAACATGGGTACCGGGTTCGTCGCGGCCCTCGCTCCCGAGAACGCCGAGGAACTGGCGGCGGCGACGGACGGCCGAATCGTCGGCCGCGTCGAGTCGGGGTCCGGCGTCGCCGTCCGGAGTCTGGAACTCTGA
- a CDS encoding cytochrome P450: MTPPRPPAPDGLPVLGNTVAFARSPFSFTDAAVAEHGDVVRLSILGSDRYIVAHPDLFERALVTDREAFAKTDDFRLAFGDSVLAVEGDAWREQRDLLDPFFFYRRVAEYVPAMREQAARRASSWTPGETYSMVDEMKGLTFDVLAATLLGLDRDGGGDALRRAADDLNARFAPTSWALPDWLPTPSRRRFDRAVTTLREEIDRLVRADHDDDSLLSVLANAREGEGYPRSDAAVSDQLVGVIFAGHETTALALTFAWYLLARNPGVRERVEREVDEVVGDDPVRTDHLSELTVLERIFRESMRLYPPIHTLPRETTRDVELGGYRIPAGSEALLSVVNVHRDARFFERPDRFDPDRWDRDDRHDYAYVPFGAGPRRCVGRTFATMEAKAVMAAVIKRYRLEWAGDGELGLNPQMTTQPRGEVPMTVRER; this comes from the coding sequence GTGACTCCCCCGAGACCGCCCGCACCCGATGGTCTGCCCGTCCTCGGCAACACCGTGGCCTTCGCTCGGAGTCCGTTCTCCTTCACCGACGCCGCCGTCGCGGAACACGGCGACGTGGTTCGCCTCTCCATTCTGGGGAGCGACCGCTACATCGTCGCCCACCCCGACCTGTTCGAACGCGCCCTCGTGACCGACCGCGAGGCGTTCGCGAAGACGGACGACTTCCGCCTCGCGTTCGGCGACAGCGTCCTCGCCGTCGAGGGCGACGCGTGGCGCGAACAGCGCGACCTGCTGGACCCGTTCTTCTTCTACCGGCGGGTCGCGGAGTACGTCCCCGCGATGCGCGAACAGGCCGCCCGGCGCGCGTCGTCGTGGACGCCGGGCGAGACGTACTCGATGGTCGACGAGATGAAGGGCCTCACGTTCGACGTGCTGGCGGCGACGCTGCTCGGATTGGACCGCGACGGCGGCGGCGACGCGTTGCGGCGGGCCGCCGACGACCTGAACGCCCGCTTCGCACCAACGTCGTGGGCGCTGCCGGACTGGCTGCCGACGCCGAGTCGCCGGCGGTTCGACCGCGCCGTGACGACGTTGCGCGAGGAGATAGACCGACTCGTGCGCGCGGACCACGACGACGACTCCCTGCTGTCGGTCCTCGCGAACGCGCGCGAGGGCGAAGGCTACCCCCGGTCGGACGCCGCCGTGTCGGACCAACTGGTCGGCGTCATCTTCGCCGGCCACGAGACGACGGCCCTCGCCCTGACGTTCGCGTGGTACCTCCTCGCGCGAAATCCGGGCGTCAGGGAACGGGTCGAACGCGAGGTGGACGAGGTGGTCGGCGACGACCCCGTCCGGACGGACCACCTTTCGGAACTCACCGTCCTCGAACGGATCTTCCGGGAGTCGATGCGGCTGTATCCGCCGATTCACACGCTCCCGCGGGAGACGACGCGCGACGTCGAACTGGGCGGCTACCGGATTCCCGCGGGGTCGGAGGCGTTGCTCTCGGTCGTGAACGTCCACCGCGACGCCCGGTTCTTCGAGAGACCGGACCGGTTCGACCCGGACCGGTGGGACCGCGACGACCGACACGACTACGCCTACGTCCCGTTCGGGGCGGGGCCGCGGCGGTGCGTCGGCCGGACGTTCGCGACGATGGAGGCCAAGGCGGTGATGGCGGCGGTGATAAAGCGGTACCGACTGGAGTGGGCGGGCGACGGCGAGCTGGGTCTGAACCCGCAGATGACGACGCAACCGCGCGGCGAAGTGCCGATGACGGTGCGAGAGCGGTAG
- a CDS encoding CBS domain-containing protein: MELPTPHDLRERRKELDLTQSTLAEMAGVSQPLIARIEGGDVDPRLSTLRRIVNALDEAEGSVVRADDLMNTNVVSVSPDDSVRDARDRMLEEGFSQLPVIRDGRPVGIISNGDIRRVQDEDVGDLPVAEVMREAITTVEPEATLEEIDSSLDHHSAVLVVGGGQTVGIITEADVAARL, encoded by the coding sequence ATGGAACTCCCGACCCCGCACGACCTCCGGGAACGGCGGAAAGAACTCGACCTCACGCAGAGCACGCTCGCCGAGATGGCGGGCGTCTCCCAGCCACTCATCGCGCGAATCGAAGGCGGCGACGTGGACCCGCGCCTCTCCACCCTCCGGCGCATCGTCAACGCACTCGACGAGGCGGAGGGGAGCGTCGTCCGCGCGGACGACCTGATGAACACGAACGTCGTCAGCGTCTCGCCCGACGACTCCGTGCGCGACGCCCGCGACCGGATGCTCGAGGAGGGGTTCTCGCAACTGCCGGTCATCCGCGACGGCCGCCCCGTCGGCATCATCTCGAACGGGGACATCAGGCGTGTGCAGGACGAAGACGTGGGTGACCTCCCGGTCGCCGAAGTGATGCGCGAGGCCATCACGACGGTCGAACCCGAGGCGACCCTCGAAGAGATCGACTCCTCGCTCGACCACCACTCGGCCGTCCTCGTCGTCGGGGGCGGACAGACGGTGGGCATCATCACCGAAGCCGACGTCGCGGCCCGCCTCTGA
- a CDS encoding DUF555 domain-containing protein, with the protein MSNYLVAMEAAWLVRDVEDIDDAIGVAVSEAGKRLNEKDKEYVEVEVGVTGCPACGEPFDSAFIAADTALVGLLLEIDVFNADGEKHASRIAKSEVGGALRDVPLSVIDVVETEADEEDAAA; encoded by the coding sequence ATGAGCAACTATCTCGTCGCGATGGAGGCCGCGTGGCTGGTCCGCGACGTCGAGGACATCGACGACGCCATCGGTGTCGCGGTCAGCGAGGCGGGCAAGCGACTGAACGAGAAGGACAAGGAGTACGTCGAGGTGGAAGTCGGCGTCACCGGCTGTCCCGCCTGCGGCGAACCGTTCGACTCGGCGTTCATCGCCGCGGACACGGCGCTCGTCGGGCTTCTGCTCGAAATCGACGTGTTCAACGCCGACGGCGAGAAGCACGCCTCCCGCATCGCCAAGAGCGAAGTCGGCGGCGCGCTTCGCGACGTTCCGCTGTCGGTCATCGACGTCGTCGAGACGGAAGCCGACGAGGAAGACGCCGCGGCCTGA
- the psmB gene encoding archaeal proteasome endopeptidase complex subunit beta produces MRTPTSDDISGGLDPLNGDHSGVFAPELGEFPNAEQRAGESTAQETKTGTTTVGLKTEDGVVLATDMRASLGYMVSSKDVQKVEEIHPTGALTIAGSVSAAQSLIRSIRAEVRLYESRRGEDMSMQALSTLLGNFLRSGAFYVVQPILGGVDEEGPHIYSIDPAGSILEEEYTVTGSGSQYALGVLEQEYSDDLSIEEAKRIAAHAVESALERDLASGNGINICVVTEDGVEITQHKEIEDLL; encoded by the coding sequence ATGCGTACTCCCACGAGCGACGACATCTCGGGCGGTCTCGACCCCCTGAACGGCGACCACTCCGGTGTGTTCGCCCCGGAACTCGGCGAGTTCCCCAACGCCGAACAGCGCGCGGGCGAGTCGACGGCACAGGAGACGAAGACGGGGACGACGACGGTCGGTCTGAAGACCGAAGACGGCGTCGTGCTGGCGACCGACATGCGCGCCAGTCTCGGCTACATGGTCTCCTCGAAGGACGTCCAGAAGGTCGAGGAGATTCACCCGACGGGCGCGCTCACCATCGCCGGGTCCGTCTCGGCGGCGCAGTCGCTCATCCGCTCGATTCGCGCGGAGGTCCGACTGTACGAATCCCGTCGCGGCGAGGACATGAGCATGCAGGCGCTCTCGACGCTCCTCGGTAACTTCCTCCGCTCGGGCGCGTTCTACGTCGTCCAGCCCATCCTCGGCGGCGTCGACGAGGAGGGACCGCACATCTACAGCATCGACCCCGCGGGCTCCATCCTCGAAGAAGAGTACACCGTCACGGGCTCCGGGAGCCAGTACGCCCTCGGCGTCCTCGAACAGGAGTACAGCGACGACCTGTCCATCGAGGAAGCCAAGCGCATCGCCGCACACGCCGTCGAGAGTGCACTCGAACGCGACCTGGCCTCGGGTAACGGCATCAACATCTGCGTCGTGACCGAAGACGGCGTCGAGATAACCCAGCACAAAGAGATCGAAGACCTGCTGTAG
- the ligA gene encoding ATP-dependent DNA ligase LigA: MQFAEFAARASEMETEPADLATVALVRDLFCDAGDDLTVVVRFVQGRVFPAWDSTTLDVGPRLLREAIARAAGQNVTAGDVEDRLADAGEIGAVAAGYDFGGQRGLAAFAGGGGDGLSVREVDETLRELAAASGAGSEDRKLNTLFGLFNRASPEEAKYLARLVLGEMRIGVGEGTVRDAVAEAFLAGPEVDDDEGDEDDIATGGDADDDAEDGASGDGTDTAAEESVSDRATTHATADELAAVERALQVSNDYGMVARVAREEGRDGLEAVRLEVGRPVQAMLAQAGTVTDALEAWDEAAVERKFDGARVQVHVASGDEEEGAAADVSLFSRNMDDVTDALPEVVEFVADHVDAPAILDGEVVAVDDDGEPLPFQEVLRRFRRKHDVDRMREEVRVELRAFDCLHAGGEDLLDAPVTERHARLSELVPESAVSGLLVSDDEGEIAAFEEASLDAGHEGVMLKNPDSTYSPGDRGKNWLKRKPDVETVDLVVTGAEWGEGRRANHLGTFLLSARDGDDYATIGNVATGITDEELADLSALLEPEIVSEDGQTVELNPAVVFEVGYEEIQRSPTYSSGYALRFPRFVAVREDKTPADADSLERIERLAESQ, from the coding sequence ATGCAGTTCGCCGAGTTCGCCGCCCGAGCGTCGGAGATGGAGACCGAACCCGCGGACCTCGCGACCGTCGCGTTGGTCCGTGACCTGTTCTGCGACGCCGGAGACGACCTGACCGTCGTCGTCCGCTTCGTCCAGGGCCGCGTCTTCCCCGCGTGGGACTCCACGACGCTCGACGTCGGCCCCCGACTGCTCCGGGAGGCCATCGCGCGCGCCGCCGGGCAGAACGTCACGGCCGGAGACGTGGAGGACCGACTCGCCGACGCGGGCGAAATCGGCGCCGTCGCCGCGGGCTACGACTTCGGCGGCCAGCGGGGACTGGCGGCGTTCGCTGGCGGGGGCGGCGACGGCCTCTCGGTGCGCGAGGTGGACGAGACGCTCCGCGAACTCGCCGCCGCCTCGGGGGCCGGCAGCGAGGACCGGAAACTCAACACGCTGTTCGGCCTGTTCAACCGCGCGAGCCCGGAGGAGGCGAAGTACCTCGCCCGCCTCGTCCTCGGGGAGATGCGCATCGGCGTCGGCGAGGGTACCGTCCGCGACGCCGTCGCCGAGGCGTTCCTCGCGGGCCCCGAGGTTGACGACGACGAGGGCGACGAAGACGACATCGCGACCGGCGGAGACGCCGACGACGACGCGGAAGACGGCGCGAGCGGTGACGGGACAGACACCGCGGCGGAGGAGTCGGTGAGCGACAGAGCAACCACGCACGCGACGGCCGACGAACTCGCCGCCGTCGAACGCGCCCTGCAGGTGTCGAACGACTACGGCATGGTCGCGCGAGTCGCCCGCGAGGAGGGCCGCGACGGCCTCGAAGCCGTCCGCCTCGAAGTCGGCCGACCCGTGCAGGCGATGCTGGCGCAGGCCGGGACGGTGACGGACGCTCTCGAGGCGTGGGACGAGGCGGCGGTCGAACGCAAGTTCGACGGCGCGCGCGTGCAGGTCCACGTCGCGAGCGGTGACGAGGAAGAGGGGGCCGCCGCCGACGTGTCGCTGTTCTCCCGCAACATGGACGACGTGACCGACGCCCTCCCCGAAGTCGTGGAGTTCGTCGCGGACCACGTCGACGCGCCGGCCATCCTCGACGGCGAGGTGGTCGCCGTCGACGACGACGGGGAGCCGTTGCCGTTTCAGGAGGTGCTGCGCCGGTTCCGCCGGAAGCACGACGTCGACCGGATGCGCGAGGAGGTCCGCGTCGAACTCCGCGCGTTCGACTGCCTGCACGCCGGCGGCGAGGACTTGCTCGACGCGCCCGTGACCGAACGGCACGCCCGCCTGTCGGAGTTGGTCCCCGAATCGGCCGTCTCCGGCCTCCTCGTCTCCGACGACGAGGGAGAGATAGCCGCGTTCGAGGAGGCGTCGCTCGACGCCGGCCACGAGGGAGTCATGCTGAAGAACCCCGACTCCACCTACTCGCCGGGGGACCGCGGGAAGAACTGGCTGAAGCGCAAGCCCGACGTGGAGACGGTGGACCTCGTGGTGACGGGCGCCGAGTGGGGCGAGGGCCGCCGCGCCAACCACCTCGGCACGTTCCTGCTGTCGGCCCGCGACGGCGACGACTACGCCACCATCGGGAACGTCGCCACCGGCATCACCGACGAGGAGTTGGCGGACCTGTCGGCCCTGCTGGAGCCCGAAATCGTCAGCGAGGACGGACAGACGGTCGAGTTGAACCCCGCCGTCGTCTTCGAGGTGGGCTACGAGGAGATTCAGCGCTCGCCGACGTACTCCTCGGGGTACGCGCTCCGCTTCCCCCGGTTCGTCGCCGTCCGCGAGGACAAGACGCCCGCCGACGCCGACTCGCTCGAACGCATCGAGCG